From one Oncorhynchus kisutch isolate 150728-3 unplaced genomic scaffold, Okis_V2 scaffold751, whole genome shotgun sequence genomic stretch:
- the LOC109886136 gene encoding proline-rich protein 12-like isoform X1, translating into MKMQMLVVLAVAALVPSLSEGRILSKCELKNLLEKEALKFNMTGGAGVTGGAGVKNLTNNDFVAKIVCHVEKASGFNTSFVTAWRDDDGPTHPAKVNDRHRPEPPPKRGKRHAGDDVDPTHPANNDNHPTPPARPNHPTPPPRPNYPTRLTLPTRPEQPPKRGKRHAGDDVDPTHPANNDNHPTPPARPNHPTPPPRPNYPTRLTLPTRPEQPPKRGKRHAGNHFTSGEEDSSEEETMGTLYGLFQLSDRVICSSGSTPSLNLCQMNCSALIDDDISDDFNCVKTIKQTMESGRGQQTKALKRMINLLFQKECVATVASSYFSKC; encoded by the exons ATGAAGATGCAGATGTTGGTGGTGTTGGCTGTAGCAGCCTTGGTCCCCAGTCTGTCTGAGGGACGGATCCTTTCCAAATGTGAGCTGAAGAACTTGTTGGAGAAGGAGGCCCTCAAATTCAACATGACTGGGGGAGCCGGAGTGACTGGGGGAGCCGGAGTGAAGAACCTGACAAACAACGATTTTGTGGCTAAAA TCGTCTGCCACGTGGAGAAGGCCTCGGGTTTCAACACCAGTTTTGTGACTGCTTGGAGGGATGATGACGGCCCTACCCACCCTGCCAAGGTTAATGACCGCCATCGCCCTGAGCCCCCTCCTAAGAGGGGTAAGAGACATGCCGGGGATGATGTTGACCCAACCCACCCTGCTAACAATGATAACCACCCTACCCCTCCTGCCCGCCCTAACCACCCTACCCCTCCTCCCCGCCCTAACTACCCTACCCGCCTTACCCTTCCTACCCGCCCTGAGCAGCCTCCTAAGAGGGGTAAGAGACATGCCGGGGATGATGTTGACCCAACCCACCCTGCTAACAATGATAACCACCCTACCCCTCCTGCCCGCCCTAACCACCCTACCCCTCCTCCCCGCCCTAACTACCCTACCCGCCTTACCCTTCCTACCCGCCCTGAGCAGCCTCCTAAGAGAGGTAAGAGACACGCTGGGAATCACTTCACCTCAGGAGAGGAAGACTCCAGCGAAGAAGAGACCATGGGGACCCTCTACGGCTTGTTCCAGCTGAGCGATCGTGTGATTTGTTCCTCGGGCTCAACTCCATCGTTGAACCTTTGTCAGATGAACTGCAGTG CTTTGATTGATGACGACATAAGCGATGACTTTAACTGTGTGAAGACGATCAAACAGACAAT GGAAAGTGGGCGTGGTCAAC